One segment of Phragmites australis chromosome 13, lpPhrAust1.1, whole genome shotgun sequence DNA contains the following:
- the LOC133888426 gene encoding uncharacterized protein LOC133888426 produces MRLFNDYFADPPVFQMKCDLFLKIVAAVEEKGHAYDVPADSLDEFFRLGESTIIESMRRFVRAVVEAFGDEYLRSPSEDTTRLLAINVRRGFPRMLGSVDCMHWRWKNCPTAWAGSFIGHVNTPTIILKAVALHDLWILHAFFGMPGSLNDINVLHRSHLLDDLAAGEAPKVNYTINGHHYTMGYYLADGIHPEWATFVKPIPTPIGRKRQHFIVQQAAARKDVERAFGVLQSRFPIVRGPRGYGMRKLFPLS; encoded by the exons ATGAGGTTGTTCAACGACTACTTTGCTGATCCCCCCGT GTTCCAGATGAAATGTGACCTCTTCCTGAAGATTGTTGCGGCCGTTGAAGAGAAGGGCCATG CATACGACGTGCCGGCCGATTCTCTAGATGAGTTCTTTCGTCTAGGGGAGAGCACCATCATTGAGAGCATGCGACGTTTCGTCCGTGCTGTCGTTGAGGCATTTGGCGATGAGTACCTCCGTTCTCCTAGTGAGGACACTACGCGTTTGCTTGCCATCAACGTGCGCAGAGGGTTTCCCAGGATGTTAGGAAGCGTTGATTGtatgcattggaggtggaagaactgccCCACGGCGTGGGCAGGGTCTTTTATTGGGCATGTCAACACTCCGACGATCATTCTCAAGGCGGTAGCTTTGCACGACTTGTGGATCTTGCATGCCTTTTTCGGCATGCCTGGTTCGCTGAACGACATTAATGTTCTACATCGGTCGCATCTCCTCGATGACCTCGCGGCAGGTGAGGCCCCAAAGGTTAATTACACCATAAATGGTCACCATTACACCATGGGCTACTACCTTGCCGACGGCATTCATCCGGAATGGGCCACGTTTGTGAAGCCCATTCCGACGCCTATTGGCAGGAAGCGCCAACACTTCATTGTGCAACAAGCGGCGGCACGTAAGGATGTGGAGCGTGCCTTCGGGGTCCTCCAGTCCCGGTTTCCCATTGTCAGGGGGCCACGAGGTTATGGGATGAGGAAACTCTTTCCTCTGTCATGA
- the LOC133887616 gene encoding defensin-like protein 1 — protein sequence MESSRKFFPTVVVLLLLVVVATEVIPAHARVCETKSTLYKGLCMKDHENCATMCRSEGFLGGECSGWHRDCMCTKSC from the exons ATGGAGTCGTCGCGTAAGTTCTTCCCAACTGTCGTCGTCCTCCTGCTGCTTGTCGTCGTGGCCACTG AGGTGATACCGGCGCATGCGAGGGTGTGCGAGACAAAGAGCACCCTGTACAAAGGGCTATGCATGAAGGACCATGAGAACTGCGCCACAATGTGCCGTTCCGAGGGTTTCCTTGGCGGCGAGTGCAGCGGCTGGCACCGCGACTGCATGTGTACCAAGTCCTGCTAG